One genomic segment of Verrucomicrobiia bacterium includes these proteins:
- a CDS encoding endonuclease/exonuclease/phosphatase family protein has translation MRWMTGWILGWFLFAFTTSGAETFRVATYNLENYLDTATESRPNPKTSASRARIRETILQMKPDVVALQEIGRISALMELRDSLKRDGIEFPHWEHVSGFDTNIFVAVLSRFPIVARRPHTNETFLLSGRRFHVSRGFAEVDIRVNASYTFTLITAHLKSKRNVGFADEAEQRLEEARILRRIIEKKMTANPNANLVVLGDMNDTRNSPPLRTILGRGRSRLVDTRPSEWIEGNEPSQEQRAVTWTHHYGIEDTYSRIDYLLLNPAMAKEWVKAKSYIPRINDWGTASDHRPVLATFEAADAR, from the coding sequence ATGCGATGGATGACAGGGTGGATCTTGGGATGGTTTCTTTTCGCGTTCACAACAAGCGGCGCCGAGACGTTTCGCGTCGCCACCTACAATCTCGAGAACTACCTCGACACCGCCACCGAATCCAGGCCAAACCCCAAAACGTCCGCGTCCCGCGCCAGGATCCGCGAAACAATTCTGCAGATGAAACCCGATGTCGTAGCCCTTCAGGAGATCGGCAGGATCAGCGCCTTGATGGAACTTCGCGATTCGCTGAAGCGCGACGGCATTGAATTTCCACACTGGGAACACGTCAGCGGTTTCGACACAAACATCTTCGTGGCAGTGTTGAGCCGTTTTCCAATCGTCGCGCGGCGGCCGCACACAAACGAAACCTTTCTGCTCAGCGGCCGGCGATTCCACGTGAGCCGCGGGTTTGCCGAAGTGGACATCCGCGTAAATGCCAGTTACACGTTCACTCTGATCACCGCCCACCTGAAGTCAAAACGCAATGTGGGGTTTGCCGACGAAGCCGAGCAGCGATTGGAAGAAGCCAGGATTCTTCGCCGCATCATTGAAAAGAAAATGACGGCCAATCCGAACGCGAACCTCGTGGTGCTGGGTGACATGAATGACACGCGCAACTCCCCTCCCCTGCGCACCATTCTCGGCCGCGGCCGCTCGCGTCTCGTTGATACGCGTCCATCAGAATGGATTGAAGGCAATGAACCATCACAGGAGCAGCGAGCCGTCACGTGGACACATCATTACGGGATCGAAGACACCTACAGCCGGATCGATTATCTGCTGCTCAATCCTGCGATGGCAAAGGAATGGGTGAAGGCGAAGTCATACATTCCGCGAATCAATGATTGGGGAACCGCATCTGATCACCGCCCCGTCCTGGCGACATTCGAAGCAGCAGACGCCCGCTGA
- a CDS encoding tyrosine-type recombinase/integrase, whose protein sequence is MKQRYRVFLRPWGVYYCEDLQTGKQETLKTRDKDEAYRIVAARNETEEAPAFSLHLARVYWQAGDPDAAKRTWQNVMNEIPKFKTGDTHRRWLVAIKDKAFDSIRNLVILETKADHFLKVLEKGSISTNIYLRRIHNFALDMSWLPVAVLPKKRWPAIKFKAKRAITLDEHQKIIAREPNAERKAFYQLAWQLGASQSDIAFLEAKDINWEQRVVAFHRKKTGTLVLQSFDDETAALLKDLPSEGPLFSYLRTVRAGDRATEFKQRCGGLGIKGVTLHCYRYAWAQRARKAGMPVRFAQDALGQNSKAVHFGYADLPEVKVPTLSEYEKRRAMFAQGKVTELEPVAEAVNT, encoded by the coding sequence ATGAAACAACGCTACCGCGTATTCCTCCGCCCCTGGGGAGTCTATTACTGCGAAGACCTCCAGACCGGCAAACAGGAAACCCTCAAGACCCGCGACAAGGACGAAGCCTACCGCATTGTCGCCGCCCGCAACGAAACTGAAGAAGCTCCCGCGTTCAGCCTTCACCTGGCCCGCGTCTATTGGCAGGCAGGCGACCCAGATGCCGCCAAGCGAACCTGGCAGAACGTGATGAATGAAATCCCCAAGTTCAAGACCGGGGACACGCATCGCCGCTGGCTCGTCGCCATCAAGGACAAGGCGTTTGATTCCATCCGCAATCTGGTCATTCTGGAAACCAAGGCCGACCACTTCCTGAAAGTGTTGGAGAAGGGTTCCATCTCCACCAACATTTACCTGCGGCGAATTCACAACTTCGCGCTCGATATGAGCTGGCTTCCCGTGGCGGTGCTGCCCAAGAAACGCTGGCCCGCCATCAAGTTCAAAGCAAAACGAGCCATCACTTTGGACGAACATCAGAAGATCATTGCTCGCGAACCGAACGCCGAACGCAAGGCGTTTTACCAACTCGCTTGGCAGTTGGGCGCGTCGCAATCGGACATCGCTTTTCTGGAAGCGAAAGACATCAACTGGGAGCAGCGTGTCGTTGCCTTTCACCGCAAGAAAACCGGGACACTGGTGCTCCAATCGTTCGATGACGAAACGGCGGCACTCCTGAAAGACCTTCCGAGTGAAGGCCCGCTCTTTTCGTATCTGCGAACCGTTCGCGCCGGCGACCGGGCGACGGAGTTCAAGCAGCGTTGCGGGGGCTTGGGCATCAAAGGTGTAACACTGCATTGCTATCGCTACGCTTGGGCGCAACGGGCGCGTAAAGCCGGAATGCCGGTGCGCTTCGCGCAGGATGCACTCGGGCAGAACAGCAAAGCCGTTCATTTCGGCTACGCCGACCTGCCGGAAGTCAAGGTGCCGACCTTGAGCGAATACGAGAAACGGCGGGCGATGTTTGCGCAGGGCAAAGTGACGGAACTCGAACCCGTTGCCGAAGCTGTGAACACATAA